In the genome of Thunnus albacares chromosome 16, fThuAlb1.1, whole genome shotgun sequence, the window agGGACCAAGCACCTagtggttcactcacactctccattcaaatatatgagtatttttctgtgtccagctgcagttacttattgtctctacacacctgacagtacacatgtcaatcaaactttcaccaggtcatgtgggttaaaagtctttacttttctaaaaaatagacttgatgaaaattaggatattaatttgttttacacacaaactcatcaagaattttcaatttactaattgaaattcaagtgaatgggcgCAAAACTTagatgattttgatgacacaggtgtgagcaagacagacatgtctcactctgcagaaaattctcatcctcacaccgttgagatttgatgtttcaccatgacagaggaagttgctataactttattgtaaatgctccagtttGCACCAAACTTAAcgtgtttgataagagtcccggcctgaacacgtctacatgacaatattccatcagtgatgcaaaatGGATGAATAGTGCCTCCTATGAAATATcagcgaagcagccccagcagcaggaaaaatagtggacaaaggaagagatgtttatctccttcttgcactgtctgaaaacagcccgagtctgaaaacatctacatgcctgtgacagaagcccttcgattgtGCCACGGCCTGACGTGCGtggaggcgcgagggcccgttcaacgctgcttgcagctttaatttcattATGAAATTAGATGTGTTAGGAGAAGATGTATTATTGGGGAGGTGTGGTGATACACGTTGTGTTCTCTAGACTAACGTTTTAGATCTGTACTTCTTTGCATAGTGCGGTGAATATTAAGAATGGCTTATCACAATCAGAGTCAGGTTTATTGGCAAAGTATGCTTGGACACACAAGGTATTTGACTCAGTTTCCATCGGCTctcaatgtacagtatatacaaatGTACAggaagacacacatacagaagacTAAACTAAGCTGACATAAACATAACTATTATGTAAAGGGACATaggtgaaaagaaaatgttcaggaggtagagtgggtcgtccactaattggaagattggtggttcgattcctggctccagtccgcatgtcgatgggcatccttgggcaagatacaGTCATTTATAAATGGCTGTAAGATGTGGTAGGGTGGATAAGTGTTTGGAGAGGCAGAAACCTTGAAGGTTTAGTCTTAGCAACAACTAGAGTTTCTATCGACGTGTTCTGTCTATTTTCACTTCACAAGATGCAACTACATGGAGCTACATAAAGCTGCTTCTCATGAGCTTTAGAACAGAGTAAGGACTGTAAACCTTCACCACAAAAGACATTATACAGCTATTTTCCCTGGTCAAGTAACTGGTAAACTGCAGATGTGAAGATTTATGTGTAAATTGGAGTGTCCCTTCAACTGGCAATTCTCAGAAACAAATGTTGTTTCAACAGTATGCACGCAGTGTTGTGTGTTGGCTATTTTGAAACAAGACTGTTTACAAATTTAGCTTCTGGCACTGGTGACACCATTTACTGTAACTTGATAGTAAGACTGCTGGAAGCTGGTTTTGAAGGGAGACAAACAGTTACACTGTGAGTACCAGAGTTCATTATCATAGAACAATATAATATCCTGTAAACTGAAGATGTCGGGTAgagcagagctgctggtagAGCTGAAACAGAGAGCTGTCTGCTGTATAGATGAAGCCAAAACAAAGCTGCACAGCCTCAGTAAGGACATATGGAGCTGTCCGGAGCTGGCTTATGAGGAGAGGAAGTCTCATGACAGGCTGGTAACGTTTTTCAGTCAGGAGGAAGGCTGGAAGATCGACACTCACTTCAAACTTGAGACTGCGTTTCGAGCCACTTGGGgatctggaggaggaggaggcagtgAGCCGGGAGATGTGGTCAACGTGGGTTTCCTGTGCGAGTATGACGCCCTGCCTGGTATTGGACATGCATGTGGACACAACCTGATAGCTGAGGTTGGAGCTGCTGCGGCTTTGGGGCTCAAAGCTGTGCTGGAGAACACCTGCAGCCTCCCTGTCCGGGTGCAGGTAGGACAACTACAGAGCATGTTAAGGAGTTCACACTTTTCTCAGATGTCACCTTGGACCAAATTTGGAAGTTTAATTTATGTGAAGTAGTAGTAGAAAGGATGAACTAAAGGGCACTCAGTCAAATATTTTACTATGAGTAattacattgcagcccattGAGTAGgatattgacttttttttggcTGTTCTCCAGCACAATTATACATCATGAGTTTAAAGTGCCAACTTTTCTGAGGGTGTGTAGGGATTGTGTCTGCAGATCaacttgcagagacttgaaacttgttTGAGGTAATGCAGGAAAGTAAACAGTTCAGTTATTGCCCTTTGGTACTGCTCCAACATGTCCAAACACTTGTATTAGGCTGTTAAGCATGCTATGTTGTTAATGAagtaaaatggtaaatggactgtatttatatagcgcttttctagtcttccgaccagTCAAAGCACTCTACCACATATACCAACATTTGCCCATTCACCCATATTCGTAAACTGATGGCAGAGGCCGCCATTTCATTTCCGCAGAgtgcttttttttaacccaaaGAGCTTTCACaatgtttctaatgctcacttatccattcacacacatactcacaacAATTGGGAGCGATGTGGGTTTCAGTATCTTGCCAAAAAACACTTCAACATGCGGAAtggaggagccagggatcaaaccaccaaccttctgattagtggacaactTGCCTTACCTCCCGAGCCACAGCCACACCAAGTCTAAATCAAACAGTAACAATGAACAATAACTAAATACGGATGTTGTGAAAAGGATCATGTTTACTGTATTAAAGTGATTGCTATGCAGCAGGAGCTGAAGTTGATGCTGGACTCCACAGGTGACGGTGCTGGGGACCCCAGCTGAGGAGGATGGTGGAGGTAAAATTGACATGTTAAGGGAGGGAGCATTTGAAGGCCTGGATCTGGTGTTCATGGCCCACCCATCAAAGGAAGATGCCTCTTACCTGCCATGTGTGGCTGAGCATGAGTAAGCGTTATTAGATTTCACACATTTCCTGTATGAatttttttagattattttgtctCATGAACTTGTGAGTGTTGAAAATCACAGGACTGCACTAATGCAGTACTGTCTTGTCAAATTTCAAAGTATGGTCAACAGGGAAAAGGACtcaaatgcacatacacaagGAGAACAGAGTGAATTAAAGGTGGACAAAGACTAGTTTAACAACTTGAAGTCAATCCAAAACACATCCAACAGGGCTAAGGCAGGAACTAGGTCACTGACTGGCAGCAGGTCTACAACACAAGCAACAGGCAGGTTTACAACATAGGGACAGGGAATGGGCAGGAATACAATGGCAACATAGACAATCTGATAGAGGGAAGAGGAAAGACTGGCAAAGGGTGGGGAACAGGGGCATCTGTCAGATCAACATCATCATCTACAGTATCAGGATCcaactaataaaataatttctgcTGTTGAAAAGTGTTTATATAAACTTCTTAGTACCTCTCACTTAACTGTGTTCTTATGTCTGATGCACTTTCTGAGTAAATCAGAGAGACTGAAATGTGGTTTGTCGTGTGTTTTCCAGTGTAACTATAAAGTATCATGGTAAGGCGTCTCATGCCTCAGCCTACCCCTGGGAGGGAATCAATGCGTTGGATGCAGCTGTACTGTGCTACAACAACCTGTCTGTGCTCAGACAACAGATGAAGCCAGACTGGAGAGTTCATGGTGAACAACTGATGCATCTCTATACTCAACATGTTGCTCTGAGGAGTTCAGTGAGCTCTGATTAAACCATGCTGTGTTGTGTAGGTATCATAAAGCACGGTGGAGTGAAACCAAACATCATCCCTGCCTACACTGAGCTGGAGTACTATCTGAGAACCCCTTCACGCTCTGAGCTTCCTGTCCTTGAGGCAAAAGCTGAGATGTGTTTCAGATCAGCTGCTGCGGCAACTGGCTGTGAGGTAGGAAAGCACAACGTGGAAGCACATGTAAGCATCTTAGTGATGTTCTTTTTTGATACCACTAACAGGAGTCACCAAAGTAAGACATTTTCAAATCTACACATTATGTATTGTGTAGTTTTTATAGAGAAAAAATAGTGATTCATCTACAAATTTGAAAACAAGATTttgttttcagggttttttgcCTAGCTCTaccaaaagttaaaaaagtaaTCAAGACACTAACTCTCTTTCAGGTTGAAGTGCTGTTTGCAAGAAATAAATTTGACAACATGCTTCGCAACACCGCACTAGAGGAGCTGTACGAGAGGAACGGCAAATCTCTGGGGATGGACTTCAATATAGATGAAGACGTTCTTAAAAATGAATCTGGTAAGTGTACATGCTTCTGAGTGGTCAGTTGGTCACAGAACAGTTCTGTCATGAACACTGCTCAGAAGAGGAATGAAGAGGTGACATCACCCCAAACAAGCACACAGTTTTCACATCATGGTATACTGTAATAGCACAGTAAAAGTTGTATTAAAACAGCTTTGCAAAAGGCTCTATGTGGGTCCTAACAGCTTCTACCGGCTTTATCTTCATTGatttttcattgattttctACTACATGTACACAGTTCATCATGATGGGTGGAGGTTGATATATTAGGATCTCTTCAATCTTAAACATGTTAGGAAGTAtgcttattattttttgttcCAAGACTGAGATGAGATGATCAACATCAATCTCATGACTGTGTGataagtacagagctggagtcaggacatTGTTAACCTGCTTAACAGCTAACCTGGCACTGCCCAAAGTGAAGACACACATCTAAAGCTAATTAACACTCATCTAatttatttaaaggggacatattatgctttttgtgattttctgttatttatatcctgctATGATGTTGGaatctatgctaaacatggtcaaaactTGAGTTGaccatatgtagaaatgctccctgcaagttcTCTGTATgatcctttccataatgttgtcagacacttgtaataacaatctgagcctgtcagtggtaaaaacaagcatttttaaTGGACATACATTGATGGGGTGCTATTGCTCCAAAGGATTACATTGTAGCCTGTTTAgcggctgctggctgcagcactctcactcaatactgaaccaatttcaaaaatggttacaattagtcacttagacacaaaaaggaAACTAGGGTCCGGAACAGACGGAACAGACTAAACAGAACTGTAAAAGTGACAATTTGAGGTTTTTAGGGAAATTACATGCTGGAATCTTAATGGAGTCTTGTCatagagccaggctaactgtttcatgtctccagctctgtacttaacacATGAGATAAATATCAGAGAGTGaacaaataagtgtattttttcaaaatgtactATGAGTTTAAATACAGAGATGGATCACAGGTCTTTGCTCAGGTGACCCCTATTTTCCTCATTATTTTCTTGTCTGAAATGCACTTTGACTCAAGCATCCCACTTCTTTACCAACATGACAGCATTGCAGTTATGTAATATATTCCATTATATGATCAGTTTCAATCCAGATCCTCTATCTTCTGTGTCTTTACAGGTTCCACTGACTTTGGCAATGTGACATTTATCGCTCCTGGGATTCATCCATACTTCTACATTGGCTCTAATGCTCTGAACCACACAGAAGAATAcactggtgctgctggtgtgcaccaacccacacaaacacatctctaCCTCTACCTCTATTTCAGTGCCTGACCCATGCTGATATGTGTTTCTATGGctgacagtgtgtttgtgtctttgctgCAGGTGATGACAGAGCTCAGTTCTACACGCTGCGTGCAGCGAAGGCTCTGGTCATGACGGCTCTGGATGTGTTGCTGTGTCCAGAGCTGCTGCAGAGGGTGAAGCAGGA includes:
- the LOC122999991 gene encoding peptidase M20 domain-containing protein 2-like isoform X1, which translates into the protein MSGRAELLVELKQRAVCCIDEAKTKLHSLSKDIWSCPELAYEERKSHDRLVTFFSQEEGWKIDTHFKLETAFRATWGSGGGGGSEPGDVVNVGFLCEYDALPGIGHACGHNLIAEVGAAAALGLKAVLENTCSLPVRVQVTVLGTPAEEDGGGKIDMLREGAFEGLDLVFMAHPSKEDASYLPCVAEHDVTIKYHGKASHASAYPWEGINALDAAVLCYNNLSVLRQQMKPDWRVHGIIKHGGVKPNIIPAYTELEYYLRTPSRSELPVLEAKAEMCFRSAAAATGCEVEVLFARNKFDNMLRNTALEELYERNGKSLGMDFNIDEDVLKNESGSTDFGNVTFIAPGIHPYFYIGSNALNHTEEYTGAAGDDRAQFYTLRAAKALVMTALDVLLCPELLQRVKQEFTEAKLKEDRKLTERTQSSMQTVVNASGGAAELPAH
- the LOC122999991 gene encoding peptidase M20 domain-containing protein 2-like isoform X2, translated to MSGRAELLVELKQRAVCCIDEAKTKLHSLSKDIWSCPELAYEERKSHDRLVTFFSQEEGWKIDTHFKLETAFRATWGSGGGGGSEPGDVVNVGFLCEYDALPGIGHACGHNLIAEVGAAAALGLKAVLENTCSLPVRVQVTVLGTPAEEDGGGKIDMLREGAFEGLDLVFMAHPSKEDASYLPCVAEHDVTIKYHGKASHASAYPWEGINALDAAVLCYNNLSVLRQQMKPDWRVHGIIKHGGVKPNIIPAYTELEYYLRTPSRSELPVLEAKAEMCFRSAAAATGCEVEVLFARNKFDNMLRNTALEELYERNGKSLGMDFNIDEDVLKNESGSTDFGNVTFIAPGIHPYFYIGSNALNHTEEYTGDDRAQFYTLRAAKALVMTALDVLLCPELLQRVKQEFTEAKLKEDRKLTERTQSSMQTVVNASGGAAELPAH